In the genome of Chrysiogenes arsenatis DSM 11915, one region contains:
- the cysT gene encoding sulfate ABC transporter permease subunit CysT — protein MQLRQHSVLPGFSLTLGVTLVYLTALVLVPLGGLILFTTQLSWGEFWSTISDPRVVASYRVTFSTSLAAALINVVFGLLVAWVLVRYDFFGKKIIDALVDLPFALPTAVAGISLAALYSHNGWLGQFLEPMGIQVAYTPLGIAVALTFIGLPFVVRTVQPVLEEQSRELEEAAASLGATRLQIFTRVLFPAIFPALLTGFALAFARALGEYGSVIFIAGNMPFVSEITPLMIITKLEQYDYAGATAIGSVMLLAAFALLLGINLLQYWARRRG, from the coding sequence ATGCAACTCAGGCAACACAGCGTCCTGCCAGGATTTTCGCTGACTTTAGGCGTCACGCTGGTTTATCTCACGGCGCTGGTATTGGTGCCGCTTGGCGGGCTGATCCTCTTTACCACGCAATTGTCGTGGGGCGAATTTTGGTCAACTATCAGCGATCCCCGCGTCGTCGCGTCCTACCGCGTCACCTTTTCCACCAGTCTGGCCGCAGCGCTGATCAACGTGGTCTTTGGACTGCTCGTGGCGTGGGTGCTGGTACGGTATGATTTTTTTGGGAAAAAGATTATCGATGCGCTGGTCGATCTTCCTTTTGCCCTGCCAACAGCGGTGGCGGGGATTTCGCTGGCGGCGCTTTATTCACACAATGGCTGGCTGGGGCAATTCTTGGAGCCAATGGGTATTCAAGTCGCCTATACGCCACTTGGCATTGCGGTAGCGCTCACGTTTATCGGCCTGCCGTTTGTTGTCCGCACGGTGCAGCCGGTGCTGGAAGAGCAGTCACGCGAGCTGGAAGAGGCGGCGGCAAGCCTTGGCGCAACACGCTTGCAGATTTTCACGCGGGTGCTCTTTCCCGCTATTTTTCCGGCACTCCTCACTGGCTTTGCGCTGGCTTTTGCCCGTGCTTTAGGCGAGTACGGATCGGTTATCTTTATCGCGGGCAACATGCCATTTGTCAGCGAGATCACGCCGCTCATGATTATCACCAAACTCGAACAGTACGATTATGCCGGTGCTACGGCCATTGGATCGGTGATGCTGCTGGCGGCGTTTGCACTGCTGCTGGGGATTAACCTCTTGCAATATTGGGCAAGAAGGAGGGGGTAA
- the cysK gene encoding cysteine synthase A produces MSQRYDDNSLSIGNTPLVRLNRLAPAGVTILAKIEGRNPAYSVKCRIGAAMIWDAEQKGLLTPGKEIVEPTSGNTGIALAFVAAARGIPITLTMPETMSLERRKVLKAFGANLVLTPGAKGMGGAIAAAEEMAASDPKYVLMHQFKNPANPAIHEKTTGPEIWEGTNGEIDVLVSGVGTGGTITGISRYIKNTKGKKITSVAVEPADSPVISQKLAGQDLRPGPHKIQGIGAGFIPDTLDLSVVDLVEQVTNDEALETARRLAKEEGILSGISCGAAVAVAIRLAERPEYQGKTIVVILPDSGERYLTSALYEGIV; encoded by the coding sequence ATGAGCCAACGCTACGATGACAATTCACTTTCAATCGGCAACACCCCCCTCGTCCGCCTCAACCGCCTTGCTCCCGCCGGAGTTACGATTCTTGCCAAAATAGAAGGGCGCAATCCGGCCTACTCGGTTAAATGCCGCATCGGCGCTGCCATGATTTGGGATGCCGAGCAAAAAGGGCTCCTTACGCCGGGCAAAGAAATTGTCGAGCCTACCAGCGGCAATACCGGGATTGCCCTTGCCTTTGTTGCGGCAGCTCGTGGCATCCCCATTACGCTGACCATGCCGGAAACCATGAGCCTTGAACGGCGTAAAGTGCTGAAAGCATTCGGCGCGAACCTTGTTCTCACCCCTGGCGCCAAGGGAATGGGTGGTGCGATTGCCGCAGCGGAAGAGATGGCCGCTTCTGACCCAAAATACGTGCTGATGCACCAGTTCAAAAACCCCGCTAACCCCGCGATTCACGAAAAAACCACCGGCCCAGAAATCTGGGAAGGGACAAATGGCGAAATCGATGTGCTCGTTTCTGGCGTCGGCACCGGCGGCACTATCACCGGCATTTCGCGCTATATCAAGAATACCAAAGGGAAAAAAATCACCTCGGTTGCGGTTGAACCTGCCGACAGTCCCGTTATTTCGCAAAAACTTGCCGGGCAAGATTTGCGCCCAGGGCCGCATAAAATTCAGGGCATTGGCGCGGGATTCATCCCCGACACGCTTGATCTTTCCGTGGTTGACCTCGTCGAGCAAGTAACGAACGACGAAGCGCTGGAAACCGCCCGCCGTCTGGCGAAAGAAGAGGGGATTCTTTCAGGGATTTCCTGCGGTGCGGCTGTCGCCGTGGCGATTCGTTTGGCTGAGCGCCCGGAATATCAGGGGAAAACAATCGTAGTAATTTTGCCAGATTCTGGTGAACGCTACTTAACCAGTGCGCTCTACGAAGGAATCGTTTAA
- a CDS encoding phosphoadenylyl-sulfate reductase yields the protein MRLTPALANDLSQAIAGLEIRDAIPLLAKRFHGAITFATSLGAEDQVLTHIVSTLSQPIEIFTLDTGRLHPETYTLLDRTVQKYGVPITVYFPDYRELETWITTHGINGFYDSIENRKACCRLRKLEPLNRALAGKSLWITGLRAAQSVTRQSMELIEWDEAHQILKYNPLLHWSEEEIWHYAKQHNVPVNPLHTQGFASIGCAPCTRAVKNGENIRAGRWWWESPEHKECGLHK from the coding sequence ATGAGGCTGACTCCAGCACTTGCCAACGACCTAAGCCAAGCGATTGCCGGTTTGGAAATACGCGATGCTATCCCCTTACTGGCAAAACGCTTTCATGGCGCAATAACGTTTGCCACCAGCCTTGGCGCCGAAGATCAGGTACTTACCCATATTGTGAGTACACTTTCGCAACCAATCGAAATATTCACGCTCGATACCGGACGGCTCCACCCCGAAACCTACACACTACTGGATCGCACGGTGCAGAAATACGGTGTGCCGATCACCGTCTACTTTCCCGATTACCGCGAGCTCGAAACCTGGATTACTACGCATGGCATCAATGGGTTTTACGACTCCATTGAAAATCGCAAAGCGTGCTGCCGCCTGCGCAAACTCGAACCACTCAACCGGGCATTGGCGGGGAAATCACTCTGGATCACCGGCCTACGCGCCGCGCAATCCGTCACGCGGCAGAGCATGGAACTGATCGAGTGGGACGAAGCGCACCAGATATTGAAATACAACCCGCTACTCCACTGGAGCGAGGAAGAAATATGGCACTATGCGAAACAGCACAACGTGCCGGTCAATCCCCTGCATACCCAAGGCTTTGCCAGTATCGGCTGTGCGCCGTGTACTCGCGCCGTGAAAAACGGCGAAAACATTCGCGCCGGACGCTGGTGGTGGGAAAGCCCAGAGCATAAAGAGTGCGGGTTGCATAAATAA
- the cysN gene encoding sulfate adenylyltransferase subunit CysN, with protein sequence MMSQTSLLERDIEAYLKEHENKELLRFITCGSVDDGKSTLIGRLLHDTKAIYEDQLATLAKDSQKSGTTGAAPDLALLVDGLQSEREQGITIDVAYRYFSTDVRKFIIADTPGHEQYTRNMATGASTADLAIILIDARHGVQVQTRRHSFIVGLLGIRHIVVAINKIDLVAYSEERFVQIEQEYRAFARQIGLGDVHCIPVSALNGDNIVTPSEHTPWYSGATVLQTLEKVDIASDRNLADFRFPVQYVNRPNLNFRGFAGTIASGRIQVGDAVTVLPSRKTSRVQSIVTYDGELSEATAQMAVTLTLEDEIDISRGNMIVRSDTIPETTDHLEVDLVWMHDAVMEPGKSYIIKRATTVTTGMFSQLAYRQDVNTLEKVPAQRLALNEIGRAGLILTQPIACDPYSRNRLTGSFIVIDRLTNNTVGAGMIVGKLAEHAKPQFSPFEIELNALIRRHFPHWQARDILMGGDYSI encoded by the coding sequence CTGATGAGCCAAACATCACTACTCGAACGCGATATCGAAGCCTATCTCAAAGAGCATGAAAATAAAGAGTTGCTCCGCTTTATCACCTGCGGCAGCGTGGACGATGGCAAAAGCACGCTGATTGGGCGTTTATTGCACGATACCAAAGCGATTTACGAAGATCAGTTGGCCACGCTGGCCAAAGATTCGCAAAAATCTGGCACAACGGGTGCTGCGCCGGATTTGGCACTCTTGGTCGATGGCTTACAAAGCGAGCGCGAGCAGGGGATCACGATTGATGTGGCCTATCGCTATTTTTCCACCGATGTGCGCAAGTTTATTATTGCCGATACTCCGGGGCATGAGCAGTACACTCGCAATATGGCAACCGGCGCTTCGACGGCTGATCTGGCGATTATTCTGATCGACGCGCGCCATGGCGTACAGGTGCAAACGCGTCGCCACAGCTTTATCGTAGGATTGCTGGGGATTCGGCATATTGTCGTGGCAATTAACAAAATCGATCTCGTGGCGTATTCCGAAGAGCGCTTTGTGCAGATCGAACAGGAGTATCGCGCTTTTGCGCGGCAGATCGGCTTAGGTGATGTCCACTGCATCCCCGTTTCGGCACTGAATGGCGATAATATTGTAACACCGAGCGAGCACACTCCGTGGTATTCCGGCGCGACTGTGTTGCAAACGCTGGAAAAAGTGGATATTGCCAGTGACCGCAATTTGGCTGATTTCCGCTTTCCGGTGCAGTACGTCAACCGCCCCAACCTTAATTTTCGCGGATTTGCCGGGACGATCGCTTCTGGCCGCATTCAAGTTGGCGACGCCGTAACGGTATTGCCATCGCGTAAAACCAGCCGAGTACAGTCGATTGTCACCTATGATGGCGAGCTAAGCGAAGCGACGGCGCAGATGGCGGTGACGTTGACGCTGGAAGATGAAATCGATATTTCGCGCGGCAATATGATTGTCCGCAGCGATACCATTCCCGAAACGACCGATCATCTGGAAGTCGATCTGGTGTGGATGCACGATGCCGTCATGGAGCCAGGAAAAAGCTATATCATCAAGCGGGCAACAACGGTAACAACAGGGATGTTCAGCCAACTGGCGTATCGTCAGGATGTGAATACGCTGGAAAAAGTTCCGGCACAGCGCCTCGCACTCAATGAAATTGGTCGCGCGGGATTGATTCTGACCCAGCCGATTGCCTGTGATCCGTATAGCCGTAACCGCCTGACGGGGAGCTTTATCGTGATCGACCGCCTGACGAATAATACCGTTGGTGCAGGGATGATTGTCGGAAAGCTGGCGGAACATGCGAAGCCGCAGTTCAGTCCGTTTGAAATTGAACTTAACGCGCTGATCAGAAGACACTTTCCGCATTGGCAGGCGCGCGATATACTGATGGGCGGGGATTATTCGATTTAA
- the cysD gene encoding sulfate adenylyltransferase subunit CysD, which translates to MTQTRLTHLKALEAESIHIMREVVAEFDNPAMLYSIGKDSSVMLHLALKAFHPAKLPFPLVHVDTTWKFREMIEFRDQRVKELGLDLLVHINQEGVQAGIGPFTHGSQVHTDIMKTEGLKQALNHYKFDAVFGGARRDEEKSRAKERIYSFRDRHHRWDPKNQRPELWNIYNGRVHKGESIRVFPLSNWTELDVWQYIWLENIPIVDLYYAKERPVVVRDGVKILVDDDRLPLLPGEEPHLEKVRFRTLGCYPLTGAVNSEATTLPQIIQEMLLCRTSERQGRLIDSDQSGSMEKKKIEGYF; encoded by the coding sequence ATGACCCAAACCCGTCTCACTCACTTAAAAGCACTGGAAGCGGAATCGATCCACATCATGCGCGAAGTGGTTGCGGAGTTCGATAATCCCGCCATGCTTTATTCCATCGGCAAAGATTCGTCCGTCATGCTCCATCTGGCACTGAAGGCCTTTCATCCCGCCAAGCTCCCGTTTCCCCTGGTGCATGTTGATACCACGTGGAAGTTCCGCGAGATGATTGAGTTTCGTGACCAGCGAGTGAAGGAGCTTGGGCTTGATTTACTTGTACATATCAACCAAGAAGGGGTTCAAGCTGGTATTGGCCCGTTTACGCATGGCTCGCAAGTACACACCGACATCATGAAAACCGAAGGGCTGAAGCAGGCGCTGAATCACTATAAATTTGACGCCGTGTTCGGCGGTGCACGGCGCGACGAAGAAAAGTCGCGCGCGAAGGAACGAATTTATTCGTTCCGCGACCGTCATCACCGCTGGGATCCTAAAAACCAGCGTCCTGAACTGTGGAATATTTATAACGGTCGTGTCCATAAAGGGGAAAGCATCCGCGTGTTTCCGCTGTCAAATTGGACAGAACTGGATGTCTGGCAGTATATCTGGCTGGAAAATATCCCGATTGTTGATTTGTACTATGCCAAAGAACGCCCCGTGGTGGTGCGCGACGGGGTCAAAATTCTGGTCGACGATGACCGCTTGCCACTCCTTCCCGGCGAAGAGCCGCACCTCGAAAAAGTCCGCTTCCGCACCTTGGGTTGCTACCCGCTGACGGGAGCGGTGAATTCAGAAGCGACGACGCTGCCTCAGATTATTCAGGAGATGCTATTGTGCCGCACCAGCGAGCGTCAGGGGCGATTGATCGACAGTGACCAAAGTGGTTCGATGGAGAAAAAGAAGATTGAGGGGTATTTCTGA
- a CDS encoding sulfate/molybdate ABC transporter ATP-binding protein, with amino-acid sequence MSISINAISRNFGTFKALDNINLEIPGGELVALLGPSGSGKTTLLRIIAGLEQADTGSISFHGEDTTDVHVRHRGVGFVFQHYALFKHMSVFENVAFGLRVRPKHLRPSDAEISRRVHELLELVQLDWVHDRYPSQLSGGQRQRIALARALAVEPKVLLLDEPFGALDAKVRAELRRWLRRLHDEIHVTSVFVTHDQEEALEVADKIVVMHNGKIEQIGSPQDVWDKPATPFVYNFLGNVNLFRGRLDEGKNFVDHATPVATDDVAPLPQDDSAPAIAFVRPYDLEIHRTLQSENDIPARVRFIHSAGIFVRVDMERRDGDEPLEAQISRETWQKLQLVPGDEVYVTRKNIHFFVGDYQI; translated from the coding sequence ATGAGCATTTCCATTAACGCTATCAGTCGTAATTTTGGCACCTTTAAGGCGCTTGACAATATCAATCTCGAAATTCCCGGTGGTGAGCTAGTGGCGCTGCTGGGGCCATCCGGTTCAGGAAAAACGACACTGCTGCGGATTATCGCCGGACTGGAGCAAGCCGATACGGGTTCGATCAGTTTTCATGGCGAAGATACGACCGACGTGCATGTGCGCCATCGTGGTGTCGGGTTCGTGTTTCAACATTACGCCCTTTTTAAACACATGAGCGTGTTTGAAAACGTGGCTTTTGGCTTGCGCGTTCGTCCCAAACATTTACGCCCATCAGATGCCGAAATCAGCCGCCGCGTGCACGAACTGCTGGAGCTGGTGCAACTCGACTGGGTGCACGACCGCTATCCATCGCAGCTTTCCGGTGGGCAGCGGCAGCGGATTGCCCTGGCGCGGGCACTGGCGGTAGAGCCCAAAGTGCTGCTGCTTGATGAACCGTTTGGTGCGCTTGACGCCAAAGTACGGGCTGAGCTGCGCCGCTGGCTGCGCCGCTTGCATGACGAAATTCACGTGACCAGCGTGTTTGTAACGCACGATCAGGAAGAGGCGCTGGAAGTTGCCGATAAAATCGTCGTCATGCATAACGGCAAAATCGAACAGATAGGGTCGCCGCAGGACGTGTGGGATAAACCCGCAACGCCGTTTGTGTATAACTTTCTTGGCAACGTCAATCTGTTCCGTGGGCGCCTTGATGAAGGAAAAAACTTTGTCGATCACGCGACTCCGGTTGCCACGGACGATGTTGCACCGCTTCCACAGGATGATTCTGCTCCGGCGATTGCCTTTGTTCGTCCATACGATTTGGAAATCCATCGTACGCTACAAAGTGAAAACGACATTCCAGCACGCGTGCGCTTTATCCACAGTGCCGGGATTTTTGTCCGGGTAGATATGGAGCGGCGCGACGGCGATGAACCGCTGGAAGCACAGATTTCGCGTGAGACATGGCAGAAGCTTCAGCTGGTGCCCGGCGATGAGGTGTATGTGACACGCAAAAATATCCATTTCTTTGTGGGAGACTATCAGATATGA
- a CDS encoding sulfate ABC transporter substrate-binding protein, with translation MLTFVFQAMPGFSKGITLLNSSYDPTREFYREYNAAFATYWQEKGGQKVTVRQSHGGSGSQARAVIDGLEADVVTLALAYDIDAIHERAGLIPQNWQERLPLNSSPYTSTIVLLVRKGNPKNIKDWDDLIRPDVQVITPNPKTSGGARWNYLAAWGFEKQRTGSDDAAREFVSKIFANVPVLDSAARGATNTFVQRRIGDAFIAWENEAILAIEQLGKGEYEIVVPSISILAEPPVTLVDKVVDKRGTREVAQAYLEYLYSDEAQTIAAKHYYRPTNPAIAAQFAAQFPTVKFFTIDEVFGGWQNAQKTHFADGGEFDRIFGGIKR, from the coding sequence ATGTTGACGTTCGTATTTCAGGCAATGCCGGGGTTTTCAAAAGGTATCACGCTCCTGAATAGCTCTTACGATCCGACGCGCGAGTTTTACCGCGAATACAATGCGGCGTTCGCAACATATTGGCAGGAAAAAGGCGGACAGAAGGTGACGGTGCGCCAGTCGCACGGTGGTTCCGGCTCGCAAGCGCGCGCGGTAATAGATGGCCTGGAAGCGGATGTTGTTACTTTGGCGCTGGCATACGATATTGATGCCATTCACGAACGGGCGGGGCTTATCCCGCAGAACTGGCAGGAGCGTTTGCCACTCAATAGTTCGCCATATACTTCCACCATCGTTTTGCTGGTGCGTAAAGGAAATCCCAAAAACATCAAGGATTGGGACGATTTGATCCGCCCTGACGTGCAGGTGATTACGCCAAATCCGAAAACTTCTGGCGGAGCGCGCTGGAATTATCTGGCAGCGTGGGGGTTTGAAAAGCAAAGAACCGGCAGCGACGATGCCGCGCGTGAATTTGTCAGCAAGATTTTCGCCAATGTTCCCGTGCTTGATTCGGCGGCACGCGGCGCCACCAACACGTTTGTGCAACGTCGTATCGGCGATGCGTTTATTGCTTGGGAAAATGAAGCTATTCTGGCGATTGAGCAGCTTGGCAAAGGTGAATATGAAATTGTTGTCCCATCAATCAGCATTCTGGCAGAGCCTCCCGTTACGCTTGTTGACAAAGTAGTCGACAAGCGCGGCACCCGCGAAGTGGCACAAGCGTATCTGGAATATCTTTATAGCGATGAAGCGCAAACGATTGCGGCAAAGCATTACTATCGTCCAACTAATCCGGCGATAGCCGCACAGTTCGCGGCGCAATTCCCCACCGTAAAATTCTTCACGATTGATGAAGTGTTTGGCGGTTGGCAAAACGCACAAAAAACGCATTTCGCCGATGGCGGCGAGTTTGATCGGATATTTGGTGGCATCAAACGGTAG
- a CDS encoding nitrite/sulfite reductase — MEKETKAQRVERLKKEKDGLDILDDLLALSDAGGVADADMVDRLKWYGFYTHNQHASPAGKQYFMVRVKIPGGRLTLPQMETLAGISRDFARNTADITVRQAIQFHWIAMENVREIFARLAAVGMTTQNASGDCPRSIVGCPVAGETHDELTDVSDIRCQVDQFFQGNHDFSNLPRKFKIGISACAKHCMGHEIQDMAFTGFRAGDGSVRFDVTVGGGLGSNLRIGSRLGTITKEQIFAVCVACAEIFRDYGKRENRARARVGHLLDDLGLTEFRRMVEEKVGFALQQDDEPEITPYEKRCHFGVEPSRVAGKAHVGFAILSGRLMGERLWHLATLVRQHSADGIALTTSQNGIVLNVPQANVDAVVAALAQADLPTNPSPFRARALACTGLEFCKFAISETKSRLDDVVRALETRFPDFREPITLCLSGCPHSCSHPHVADIGCIGWKVKEDDTLKEGFTLALGGHLQGEEKSVFARKSESKTTSENLAETVAALLDEYAQSGKKSLHHFLALR, encoded by the coding sequence ATGGAAAAAGAGACGAAAGCACAGCGAGTGGAGCGGCTAAAAAAAGAAAAAGACGGCCTGGATATTCTGGATGATCTGCTGGCTCTGAGCGATGCCGGCGGCGTTGCTGACGCCGATATGGTGGATCGTCTGAAATGGTACGGGTTTTACACGCATAATCAACACGCTTCGCCTGCAGGGAAGCAGTATTTCATGGTACGAGTGAAGATTCCCGGTGGTCGCTTGACTCTGCCGCAGATGGAAACACTGGCAGGGATTTCACGCGATTTCGCCCGTAACACCGCTGATATCACGGTGCGCCAAGCGATTCAATTCCACTGGATTGCTATGGAAAATGTGCGCGAAATCTTTGCCCGTCTTGCTGCAGTCGGGATGACAACGCAAAATGCGTCCGGCGATTGCCCGCGCAGTATTGTCGGCTGTCCGGTAGCGGGGGAAACACATGATGAGCTGACGGATGTCAGTGATATCAGATGTCAGGTCGATCAATTCTTTCAGGGCAACCATGATTTCAGCAATTTGCCACGCAAGTTCAAAATTGGCATCAGCGCCTGTGCGAAGCATTGCATGGGACATGAAATCCAGGATATGGCGTTCACTGGATTCCGTGCGGGTGATGGCTCTGTCCGTTTTGATGTTACCGTTGGTGGCGGCCTGGGAAGTAACTTGCGCATTGGCAGCCGCTTGGGGACGATCACAAAAGAGCAAATTTTTGCCGTCTGCGTCGCGTGTGCCGAGATTTTCCGCGATTATGGTAAGCGGGAAAACCGTGCCAGAGCGCGGGTTGGTCACCTGCTTGACGATCTTGGACTTACCGAATTTCGCCGTATGGTTGAGGAAAAAGTCGGCTTTGCACTGCAGCAGGATGATGAGCCAGAAATTACGCCATACGAGAAGCGATGCCACTTCGGCGTTGAGCCATCGCGGGTGGCAGGGAAAGCGCATGTTGGGTTTGCCATCCTGAGTGGACGACTCATGGGCGAACGGCTCTGGCACCTTGCAACGCTTGTACGGCAACACAGTGCAGATGGTATTGCGCTAACGACATCGCAGAACGGGATTGTCCTGAACGTACCTCAGGCAAACGTTGACGCGGTTGTCGCTGCGCTCGCTCAGGCGGATTTACCGACCAATCCATCACCGTTTCGTGCTCGTGCCCTCGCGTGTACGGGGCTTGAGTTCTGCAAATTTGCCATCAGCGAAACGAAAAGCCGTCTCGATGATGTGGTGCGAGCCTTGGAAACACGCTTCCCCGACTTTCGCGAACCAATCACGCTGTGTTTAAGTGGGTGCCCGCATTCCTGTTCCCACCCGCATGTGGCCGATATTGGCTGTATTGGCTGGAAGGTTAAGGAAGACGACACGCTTAAAGAAGGGTTCACACTCGCGCTCGGAGGACACTTACAAGGCGAAGAAAAAAGCGTGTTTGCCCGCAAATCGGAAAGCAAAACGACGTCAGAAAACCTTGCAGAAACGGTAGCCGCCTTGCTTGATGAGTACGCACAATCAGGGAAGAAGTCACTGCATCACTTTCTTGCTCTCCGATAG
- a CDS encoding NADH peroxidase, translated as MKKFICTICGYVHQGDSAPDFCPTCKAPASKFQEQVAGEMNWADEHRIGVAKGVDPKIIEDLRMNFTGECTEVGMYLAMSRQADREGYPEIAEAYKRIAWEEAEHAAKFAELLGECVVADTKTNLKMRVEAEFGACSGKKDLATRAKQQNLDAIHDTVHEMCKDEARHGSAFAGLLKRHFGE; from the coding sequence ATGAAAAAATTCATTTGTACAATTTGCGGTTACGTGCATCAGGGCGACAGCGCTCCAGACTTTTGCCCAACGTGTAAGGCGCCTGCCAGCAAGTTTCAAGAACAAGTAGCTGGCGAAATGAACTGGGCAGATGAGCACAGAATTGGCGTTGCGAAAGGTGTTGATCCGAAAATCATCGAAGACCTGCGCATGAACTTTACCGGCGAGTGCACGGAAGTTGGCATGTACCTTGCCATGAGTCGTCAGGCTGACCGCGAAGGGTATCCTGAAATCGCAGAAGCCTACAAGCGTATTGCTTGGGAAGAGGCAGAACACGCTGCGAAGTTCGCAGAGCTTCTTGGCGAGTGCGTTGTGGCTGACACCAAGACCAACCTGAAAATGCGCGTTGAAGCAGAATTCGGCGCTTGCAGCGGGAAAAAAGATCTGGCAACTCGCGCCAAGCAGCAAAACCTTGATGCTATCCACGATACAGTACACGAAATGTGTAAAGACGAAGCGCGCCACGGTTCAGCGTTTGCTGGCCTCTTAAAGCGTCACTTCGGCGAATAA
- the cysW gene encoding sulfate ABC transporter permease subunit CysW, producing the protein MSRPSINAAITEPLWVKTLLITLALGFIALFLLMPLAAVFTQAFEMGLSVYLAAITEPDALEAIKLTLLVVVIAVPINTVFGVAAAWCIAKFEFRGKNLLTTLIDLPFAVSPVIAGLIFILLFGTQGWFGPFLQEHDIRIVFAVPGIVLATMFVTFPFVARELIPLMQEQGKDEEESALTLGANGWQMFWRVTLPNIKWGLLYGVILCNARAMGEFGAVAVVSGHIRGLTTTMPLHIEILYGEYLFSAAFAVASLLAFLALITLVLKSFIEWRSGKRHAAKH; encoded by the coding sequence ATGAGTCGACCATCAATAAACGCCGCCATTACGGAACCACTTTGGGTAAAAACACTTTTGATCACCTTGGCGTTGGGATTTATTGCGCTGTTTTTGCTGATGCCGCTGGCCGCAGTGTTTACGCAGGCCTTCGAAATGGGTTTATCGGTATATCTGGCGGCGATTACCGAGCCAGATGCTTTAGAAGCTATCAAGCTGACACTTCTGGTTGTGGTTATTGCGGTTCCGATCAACACCGTGTTCGGCGTAGCGGCGGCGTGGTGTATTGCCAAGTTTGAGTTTCGCGGCAAAAATCTACTTACAACCCTGATCGACCTACCGTTTGCCGTTTCGCCCGTGATCGCGGGGTTGATTTTCATCCTGCTTTTCGGCACGCAAGGGTGGTTTGGGCCTTTCCTACAGGAACACGATATCCGAATTGTCTTTGCGGTTCCGGGAATTGTACTGGCGACGATGTTTGTCACCTTTCCTTTTGTGGCACGGGAGTTGATCCCGCTGATGCAGGAACAGGGAAAAGATGAAGAGGAATCGGCGCTGACGCTGGGGGCAAATGGATGGCAAATGTTCTGGCGGGTCACACTGCCGAATATCAAATGGGGGCTGCTCTACGGCGTGATTTTGTGTAATGCACGGGCGATGGGGGAATTTGGAGCCGTAGCCGTCGTTTCGGGGCATATTCGCGGACTGACGACCACAATGCCGCTGCATATCGAAATCCTGTATGGCGAATACCTCTTTTCGGCGGCCTTTGCCGTAGCATCACTGCTGGCATTTCTGGCGCTGATTACGCTGGTACTGAAGAGTTTTATTGAGTGGCGCAGCGGGAAACGGCATGCAGCAAAACACTAA